A genomic window from Elaeis guineensis isolate ETL-2024a chromosome 3, EG11, whole genome shotgun sequence includes:
- the LOC105042336 gene encoding protein TIFY 4B isoform X10 has product MQEDRRPESGSATTNAAETLVRSPLDKPLSELTEEDIAQLTREDCRRFLKEKGMRRPSWNKSQAIQQVISLKALLEGRPDSGDHPATPGCRQKPPPMPPVTPPHASLPSPQEEVGGDSPAPAKEPSPTPYRRRDPIPRVLFAGEPSCRFPVAMRDQQPPEIPSHSPRVPEEVPTCQMTIFYDGEVNVYNDVTADKARAIMLLAGSRDSYGPVAQPGPVHSSRPVRARFPLAFLGPGRGPVPTASPPAAAFPASPAVAGRFFHHFREAADAEWRAARDIEPGKRAEQVTGFQHMLVLPTAEGPTSRKASLQRYLEKRKDRWWQMNCYVTLISL; this is encoded by the exons ATGCAGGAGGACCGCCGGCCGGAATCCGGCAGCGCTACGACGAACGCTGCCGAGACGTTGGTTAGATCGCCGCTCGACAAGCCCCTCAGCGAGCTTACCGAAGAGGACATCGCGCAGCTCACCCGCGAGGACTGCCGTCGATTCCTTAAAGAAAAAG GCATGCGGCGGCCGTCCTGGAACAAATCGCAGGCGATCCAGCAGGTCATCTCACTCAAGGCCCTCCTCGAGGGCCGACCCGACTCCGGCGACCACCCCGCCACCCCCGGCTGCCGCCAGAAGCCTCCCCCTATGCCGCCGGTAACCCCACCGCAC GCCTCTCTTCCGTCGCCGCAGGAGGAGGTAGGCGGCGACTCGCCGGCGCCGGCGAAGGAGCCATCGCCGACGCCGTACCGGAGGAGAGATCCGATCCCGCGGGTCCTTTTTGCCGGCGAGCCGTCCTGCCGTTTCCCAGTCGCCATGAGGGACCAGCAACCGCCGGAGATTCCCTCCCACTCGCCCAG GGTGCCGGAGGAAGTACCGACGTGCCAGATGACGATCTTCTACGACGGCGAAGTGAACGTCTACAACGACGTGACGGCCGATAAG GCGCGGGCGATCATGCTACTCGCGGGGAGCCGGGACAGCTATGGCCCCGTGGCCCAACCCGGTCCGGTTCACTCTTCGCGGCCGGTCCGCGCCCGCTTTCCCCTTGCTTTTCTCGGACCGGGCCGAGGCCCGGTCCCTACGGCTTCGCCGCCTGCCGCGGCTTTCCCCGCCTCGCCAGCTG TTGCAGGGAGGTTTTTCCATCATTTCCGGGAGGCAGCGGACGCCGAGTGGAGAGCCGCGCGAGATATCGAGCCTGGTAAGAGAGCGGAGCAAGTAACCGG CTTCCAACATATGCTGGTTTTACCTACTGCAGAGGGTCCAACAAGTAGAAAAGCATCGTTGCAGCGGTATCTGGAGAAAAGGAAGGACAG GTGGTGGCAAATGAATTGCTACGTGACATTGATCAGTCTATGA
- the LOC105042336 gene encoding protein TIFY 4B isoform X7: MQEDRRPESGSATTNAAETLVRSPLDKPLSELTEEDIAQLTREDCRRFLKEKGMRRPSWNKSQAIQQVISLKALLEGRPDSGDHPATPGCRQKPPPMPPVTPPHASLPSPQEEVGGDSPAPAKEPSPTPYRRRDPIPRVLFAGEPSCRFPVAMRDQQPPEIPSHSPRVPEEVPTCQMTIFYDGEVNVYNDVTADKARAIMLLAGSRDSYGPVAQPGPVHSSRPVRARFPLAFLGPGRGPVPTASPPAAAFPASPAGRFFHHFREAADAEWRAARDIEPEGPTSRKASLQRYLEKRKDRFKGKKTLGGPPSNMEMMYLSQKFRGQIPNEQLSQSDTSSPTHPRPPCTPTRCSSIEFQTQKHHISVDLNDDAGGGK; this comes from the exons ATGCAGGAGGACCGCCGGCCGGAATCCGGCAGCGCTACGACGAACGCTGCCGAGACGTTGGTTAGATCGCCGCTCGACAAGCCCCTCAGCGAGCTTACCGAAGAGGACATCGCGCAGCTCACCCGCGAGGACTGCCGTCGATTCCTTAAAGAAAAAG GCATGCGGCGGCCGTCCTGGAACAAATCGCAGGCGATCCAGCAGGTCATCTCACTCAAGGCCCTCCTCGAGGGCCGACCCGACTCCGGCGACCACCCCGCCACCCCCGGCTGCCGCCAGAAGCCTCCCCCTATGCCGCCGGTAACCCCACCGCAC GCCTCTCTTCCGTCGCCGCAGGAGGAGGTAGGCGGCGACTCGCCGGCGCCGGCGAAGGAGCCATCGCCGACGCCGTACCGGAGGAGAGATCCGATCCCGCGGGTCCTTTTTGCCGGCGAGCCGTCCTGCCGTTTCCCAGTCGCCATGAGGGACCAGCAACCGCCGGAGATTCCCTCCCACTCGCCCAG GGTGCCGGAGGAAGTACCGACGTGCCAGATGACGATCTTCTACGACGGCGAAGTGAACGTCTACAACGACGTGACGGCCGATAAG GCGCGGGCGATCATGCTACTCGCGGGGAGCCGGGACAGCTATGGCCCCGTGGCCCAACCCGGTCCGGTTCACTCTTCGCGGCCGGTCCGCGCCCGCTTTCCCCTTGCTTTTCTCGGACCGGGCCGAGGCCCGGTCCCTACGGCTTCGCCGCCTGCCGCGGCTTTCCCCGCCTCGCCAGCTG GGAGGTTTTTCCATCATTTCCGGGAGGCAGCGGACGCCGAGTGGAGAGCCGCGCGAGATATCGAGCCTG AGGGTCCAACAAGTAGAAAAGCATCGTTGCAGCGGTATCTGGAGAAAAGGAAGGACAG GTTTAAAGGCAAGAAAACTCTTGGAGGGCCACCTTCAAACATGGAGATGATGTACTTGAGCCAAAAGTTCAGGGGTCAGATACCAAATGAGCAGTTAAGTCAGAGTGACACTAGCTCCCCTACCCATCCTAGACCACCTTGCACACCAACTAGGTGCAGTTCAATAGAGTTCCAGACTCAGAAACATCATATCTCGGTTGATCTCAATGATGATG CAGGTGGTGGCAAATGA
- the LOC105042336 gene encoding protein TIFY 4B isoform X9 has product MQEDRRPESGSATTNAAETLVRSPLDKPLSELTEEDIAQLTREDCRRFLKEKGMRRPSWNKSQAIQQVISLKALLEGRPDSGDHPATPGCRQKPPPMPPVTPPHASLPSPQEEVGGDSPAPAKEPSPTPYRRRDPIPRVLFAGEPSCRFPVAMRDQQPPEIPSHSPRVPEEVPTCQMTIFYDGEVNVYNDVTADKARAIMLLAGSRDSYGPVAQPGPVHSSRPVRARFPLAFLGPGRGPVPTASPPAAAFPASPAVAGRFFHHFREAADAEWRAARDIEPGAFRHFAQLTALLWALLVNSLISETQFHEGPTSRKASLQRYLEKRKDRWWQMNCYVTLISL; this is encoded by the exons ATGCAGGAGGACCGCCGGCCGGAATCCGGCAGCGCTACGACGAACGCTGCCGAGACGTTGGTTAGATCGCCGCTCGACAAGCCCCTCAGCGAGCTTACCGAAGAGGACATCGCGCAGCTCACCCGCGAGGACTGCCGTCGATTCCTTAAAGAAAAAG GCATGCGGCGGCCGTCCTGGAACAAATCGCAGGCGATCCAGCAGGTCATCTCACTCAAGGCCCTCCTCGAGGGCCGACCCGACTCCGGCGACCACCCCGCCACCCCCGGCTGCCGCCAGAAGCCTCCCCCTATGCCGCCGGTAACCCCACCGCAC GCCTCTCTTCCGTCGCCGCAGGAGGAGGTAGGCGGCGACTCGCCGGCGCCGGCGAAGGAGCCATCGCCGACGCCGTACCGGAGGAGAGATCCGATCCCGCGGGTCCTTTTTGCCGGCGAGCCGTCCTGCCGTTTCCCAGTCGCCATGAGGGACCAGCAACCGCCGGAGATTCCCTCCCACTCGCCCAG GGTGCCGGAGGAAGTACCGACGTGCCAGATGACGATCTTCTACGACGGCGAAGTGAACGTCTACAACGACGTGACGGCCGATAAG GCGCGGGCGATCATGCTACTCGCGGGGAGCCGGGACAGCTATGGCCCCGTGGCCCAACCCGGTCCGGTTCACTCTTCGCGGCCGGTCCGCGCCCGCTTTCCCCTTGCTTTTCTCGGACCGGGCCGAGGCCCGGTCCCTACGGCTTCGCCGCCTGCCGCGGCTTTCCCCGCCTCGCCAGCTG TTGCAGGGAGGTTTTTCCATCATTTCCGGGAGGCAGCGGACGCCGAGTGGAGAGCCGCGCGAGATATCGAGCCTG GTGCCTTCAGACATTTCGCACAATTGACAGCCTTACTTTGGGCTCTGCTTGTTAATTCTTTGATATCAGAAACACAATTTCATG AGGGTCCAACAAGTAGAAAAGCATCGTTGCAGCGGTATCTGGAGAAAAGGAAGGACAG GTGGTGGCAAATGAATTGCTACGTGACATTGATCAGTCTATGA
- the LOC105042336 gene encoding protein TIFY 4B isoform X6 → MQEDRRPESGSATTNAAETLVRSPLDKPLSELTEEDIAQLTREDCRRFLKEKGMRRPSWNKSQAIQQVISLKALLEGRPDSGDHPATPGCRQKPPPMPPVTPPHASLPSPQEEVGGDSPAPAKEPSPTPYRRRDPIPRVLFAGEPSCRFPVAMRDQQPPEIPSHSPRVPEEVPTCQMTIFYDGEVNVYNDVTADKARAIMLLAGSRDSYGPVAQPGPVHSSRPVRARFPLAFLGPGRGPVPTASPPAAAFPASPAVAGRFFHHFREAADAEWRAARDIEPEGPTSRKASLQRYLEKRKDRFKGKKTLGGPPSNMEMMYLSQKFRGQIPNEQLSQSDTSSPTHPRPPCTPTRCSSIEFQTQKHHISVDLNDDAGGGK, encoded by the exons ATGCAGGAGGACCGCCGGCCGGAATCCGGCAGCGCTACGACGAACGCTGCCGAGACGTTGGTTAGATCGCCGCTCGACAAGCCCCTCAGCGAGCTTACCGAAGAGGACATCGCGCAGCTCACCCGCGAGGACTGCCGTCGATTCCTTAAAGAAAAAG GCATGCGGCGGCCGTCCTGGAACAAATCGCAGGCGATCCAGCAGGTCATCTCACTCAAGGCCCTCCTCGAGGGCCGACCCGACTCCGGCGACCACCCCGCCACCCCCGGCTGCCGCCAGAAGCCTCCCCCTATGCCGCCGGTAACCCCACCGCAC GCCTCTCTTCCGTCGCCGCAGGAGGAGGTAGGCGGCGACTCGCCGGCGCCGGCGAAGGAGCCATCGCCGACGCCGTACCGGAGGAGAGATCCGATCCCGCGGGTCCTTTTTGCCGGCGAGCCGTCCTGCCGTTTCCCAGTCGCCATGAGGGACCAGCAACCGCCGGAGATTCCCTCCCACTCGCCCAG GGTGCCGGAGGAAGTACCGACGTGCCAGATGACGATCTTCTACGACGGCGAAGTGAACGTCTACAACGACGTGACGGCCGATAAG GCGCGGGCGATCATGCTACTCGCGGGGAGCCGGGACAGCTATGGCCCCGTGGCCCAACCCGGTCCGGTTCACTCTTCGCGGCCGGTCCGCGCCCGCTTTCCCCTTGCTTTTCTCGGACCGGGCCGAGGCCCGGTCCCTACGGCTTCGCCGCCTGCCGCGGCTTTCCCCGCCTCGCCAGCTG TTGCAGGGAGGTTTTTCCATCATTTCCGGGAGGCAGCGGACGCCGAGTGGAGAGCCGCGCGAGATATCGAGCCTG AGGGTCCAACAAGTAGAAAAGCATCGTTGCAGCGGTATCTGGAGAAAAGGAAGGACAG GTTTAAAGGCAAGAAAACTCTTGGAGGGCCACCTTCAAACATGGAGATGATGTACTTGAGCCAAAAGTTCAGGGGTCAGATACCAAATGAGCAGTTAAGTCAGAGTGACACTAGCTCCCCTACCCATCCTAGACCACCTTGCACACCAACTAGGTGCAGTTCAATAGAGTTCCAGACTCAGAAACATCATATCTCGGTTGATCTCAATGATGATG CAGGTGGTGGCAAATGA
- the LOC105042336 gene encoding protein TIFY 4B isoform X12, whose protein sequence is MQEDRRPESGSATTNAAETLVRSPLDKPLSELTEEDIAQLTREDCRRFLKEKGMRRPSWNKSQAIQQVISLKALLEGRPDSGDHPATPGCRQKPPPMPPVTPPHASLPSPQEEVGGDSPAPAKEPSPTPYRRRDPIPRVLFAGEPSCRFPVAMRDQQPPEIPSHSPRVPEEVPTCQMTIFYDGEVNVYNDVTADKARAIMLLAGSRDSYGPVAQPGPVHSSRPVRARFPLAFLGPGRGPVPTASPPAAAFPASPAVAGRFFHHFREAADAEWRAARDIEPEGPTSRKASLQRYLEKRKDRWWQMNCYVTLISL, encoded by the exons ATGCAGGAGGACCGCCGGCCGGAATCCGGCAGCGCTACGACGAACGCTGCCGAGACGTTGGTTAGATCGCCGCTCGACAAGCCCCTCAGCGAGCTTACCGAAGAGGACATCGCGCAGCTCACCCGCGAGGACTGCCGTCGATTCCTTAAAGAAAAAG GCATGCGGCGGCCGTCCTGGAACAAATCGCAGGCGATCCAGCAGGTCATCTCACTCAAGGCCCTCCTCGAGGGCCGACCCGACTCCGGCGACCACCCCGCCACCCCCGGCTGCCGCCAGAAGCCTCCCCCTATGCCGCCGGTAACCCCACCGCAC GCCTCTCTTCCGTCGCCGCAGGAGGAGGTAGGCGGCGACTCGCCGGCGCCGGCGAAGGAGCCATCGCCGACGCCGTACCGGAGGAGAGATCCGATCCCGCGGGTCCTTTTTGCCGGCGAGCCGTCCTGCCGTTTCCCAGTCGCCATGAGGGACCAGCAACCGCCGGAGATTCCCTCCCACTCGCCCAG GGTGCCGGAGGAAGTACCGACGTGCCAGATGACGATCTTCTACGACGGCGAAGTGAACGTCTACAACGACGTGACGGCCGATAAG GCGCGGGCGATCATGCTACTCGCGGGGAGCCGGGACAGCTATGGCCCCGTGGCCCAACCCGGTCCGGTTCACTCTTCGCGGCCGGTCCGCGCCCGCTTTCCCCTTGCTTTTCTCGGACCGGGCCGAGGCCCGGTCCCTACGGCTTCGCCGCCTGCCGCGGCTTTCCCCGCCTCGCCAGCTG TTGCAGGGAGGTTTTTCCATCATTTCCGGGAGGCAGCGGACGCCGAGTGGAGAGCCGCGCGAGATATCGAGCCTG AGGGTCCAACAAGTAGAAAAGCATCGTTGCAGCGGTATCTGGAGAAAAGGAAGGACAG GTGGTGGCAAATGAATTGCTACGTGACATTGATCAGTCTATGA
- the LOC105042336 gene encoding protein TIFY 4B isoform X3 yields MQEDRRPESGSATTNAAETLVRSPLDKPLSELTEEDIAQLTREDCRRFLKEKGMRRPSWNKSQAIQQVISLKALLEGRPDSGDHPATPGCRQKPPPMPPVTPPHEEVGGDSPAPAKEPSPTPYRRRDPIPRVLFAGEPSCRFPVAMRDQQPPEIPSHSPRVPEEVPTCQMTIFYDGEVNVYNDVTADKARAIMLLAGSRDSYGPVAQPGPVHSSRPVRARFPLAFLGPGRGPVPTASPPAAAFPASPAVAGRFFHHFREAADAEWRAARDIEPGAFRHFAQLTALLWALLVNSLISETQFHEGPTSRKASLQRYLEKRKDRFKGKKTLGGPPSNMEMMYLSQKFRGQIPNEQLSQSDTSSPTHPRPPCTPTRCSSIEFQTQKHHISVDLNDDAGGGK; encoded by the exons ATGCAGGAGGACCGCCGGCCGGAATCCGGCAGCGCTACGACGAACGCTGCCGAGACGTTGGTTAGATCGCCGCTCGACAAGCCCCTCAGCGAGCTTACCGAAGAGGACATCGCGCAGCTCACCCGCGAGGACTGCCGTCGATTCCTTAAAGAAAAAG GCATGCGGCGGCCGTCCTGGAACAAATCGCAGGCGATCCAGCAGGTCATCTCACTCAAGGCCCTCCTCGAGGGCCGACCCGACTCCGGCGACCACCCCGCCACCCCCGGCTGCCGCCAGAAGCCTCCCCCTATGCCGCCGGTAACCCCACCGCAC GAGGAGGTAGGCGGCGACTCGCCGGCGCCGGCGAAGGAGCCATCGCCGACGCCGTACCGGAGGAGAGATCCGATCCCGCGGGTCCTTTTTGCCGGCGAGCCGTCCTGCCGTTTCCCAGTCGCCATGAGGGACCAGCAACCGCCGGAGATTCCCTCCCACTCGCCCAG GGTGCCGGAGGAAGTACCGACGTGCCAGATGACGATCTTCTACGACGGCGAAGTGAACGTCTACAACGACGTGACGGCCGATAAG GCGCGGGCGATCATGCTACTCGCGGGGAGCCGGGACAGCTATGGCCCCGTGGCCCAACCCGGTCCGGTTCACTCTTCGCGGCCGGTCCGCGCCCGCTTTCCCCTTGCTTTTCTCGGACCGGGCCGAGGCCCGGTCCCTACGGCTTCGCCGCCTGCCGCGGCTTTCCCCGCCTCGCCAGCTG TTGCAGGGAGGTTTTTCCATCATTTCCGGGAGGCAGCGGACGCCGAGTGGAGAGCCGCGCGAGATATCGAGCCTG GTGCCTTCAGACATTTCGCACAATTGACAGCCTTACTTTGGGCTCTGCTTGTTAATTCTTTGATATCAGAAACACAATTTCATG AGGGTCCAACAAGTAGAAAAGCATCGTTGCAGCGGTATCTGGAGAAAAGGAAGGACAG GTTTAAAGGCAAGAAAACTCTTGGAGGGCCACCTTCAAACATGGAGATGATGTACTTGAGCCAAAAGTTCAGGGGTCAGATACCAAATGAGCAGTTAAGTCAGAGTGACACTAGCTCCCCTACCCATCCTAGACCACCTTGCACACCAACTAGGTGCAGTTCAATAGAGTTCCAGACTCAGAAACATCATATCTCGGTTGATCTCAATGATGATG CAGGTGGTGGCAAATGA
- the LOC105042336 gene encoding protein TIFY 4B isoform X8 has product MQEDRRPESGSATTNAAETLVRSPLDKPLSELTEEDIAQLTREDCRRFLKEKGMRRPSWNKSQAIQQVISLKALLEGRPDSGDHPATPGCRQKPPPMPPVTPPHASLPSPQEEVGGDSPAPAKEPSPTPYRRRDPIPRVLFAGEPSCRFPVAMRDQQPPEIPSHSPRVPEEVPTCQMTIFYDGEVNVYNDVTADKARAIMLLAGSRDSYGPVAQPGPVHSSRPVRARFPLAFLGPGRGPVPTASPPAAAFPASPAVAGRFFHHFREAADAEWRAARDIEPGAFRHFAQLTALLWALLVNSLISETQFHASNICWFYLLQRVQQVEKHRCSGIWRKGRTGGGK; this is encoded by the exons ATGCAGGAGGACCGCCGGCCGGAATCCGGCAGCGCTACGACGAACGCTGCCGAGACGTTGGTTAGATCGCCGCTCGACAAGCCCCTCAGCGAGCTTACCGAAGAGGACATCGCGCAGCTCACCCGCGAGGACTGCCGTCGATTCCTTAAAGAAAAAG GCATGCGGCGGCCGTCCTGGAACAAATCGCAGGCGATCCAGCAGGTCATCTCACTCAAGGCCCTCCTCGAGGGCCGACCCGACTCCGGCGACCACCCCGCCACCCCCGGCTGCCGCCAGAAGCCTCCCCCTATGCCGCCGGTAACCCCACCGCAC GCCTCTCTTCCGTCGCCGCAGGAGGAGGTAGGCGGCGACTCGCCGGCGCCGGCGAAGGAGCCATCGCCGACGCCGTACCGGAGGAGAGATCCGATCCCGCGGGTCCTTTTTGCCGGCGAGCCGTCCTGCCGTTTCCCAGTCGCCATGAGGGACCAGCAACCGCCGGAGATTCCCTCCCACTCGCCCAG GGTGCCGGAGGAAGTACCGACGTGCCAGATGACGATCTTCTACGACGGCGAAGTGAACGTCTACAACGACGTGACGGCCGATAAG GCGCGGGCGATCATGCTACTCGCGGGGAGCCGGGACAGCTATGGCCCCGTGGCCCAACCCGGTCCGGTTCACTCTTCGCGGCCGGTCCGCGCCCGCTTTCCCCTTGCTTTTCTCGGACCGGGCCGAGGCCCGGTCCCTACGGCTTCGCCGCCTGCCGCGGCTTTCCCCGCCTCGCCAGCTG TTGCAGGGAGGTTTTTCCATCATTTCCGGGAGGCAGCGGACGCCGAGTGGAGAGCCGCGCGAGATATCGAGCCTG GTGCCTTCAGACATTTCGCACAATTGACAGCCTTACTTTGGGCTCTGCTTGTTAATTCTTTGATATCAGAAACACAATTTCATG CTTCCAACATATGCTGGTTTTACCTACTGCAGAGGGTCCAACAAGTAGAAAAGCATCGTTGCAGCGGTATCTGGAGAAAAGGAAGGACAG GTGGTGGCAAATGA
- the LOC105042336 gene encoding protein TIFY 4B isoform X11 yields MQEDRRPESGSATTNAAETLVRSPLDKPLSELTEEDIAQLTREDCRRFLKEKGMRRPSWNKSQAIQQVISLKALLEGRPDSGDHPATPGCRQKPPPMPPVTPPHASLPSPQEEVGGDSPAPAKEPSPTPYRRRDPIPRVLFAGEPSCRFPVAMRDQQPPEIPSHSPRVPEEVPTCQMTIFYDGEVNVYNDVTADKARAIMLLAGSRDSYGPVAQPGPVHSSRPVRARFPLAFLGPGRGPVPTASPPAAAFPASPAVAGRFFHHFREAADAEWRAARDIEPASNICWFYLLQRVQQVEKHRCSGIWRKGRTGGGK; encoded by the exons ATGCAGGAGGACCGCCGGCCGGAATCCGGCAGCGCTACGACGAACGCTGCCGAGACGTTGGTTAGATCGCCGCTCGACAAGCCCCTCAGCGAGCTTACCGAAGAGGACATCGCGCAGCTCACCCGCGAGGACTGCCGTCGATTCCTTAAAGAAAAAG GCATGCGGCGGCCGTCCTGGAACAAATCGCAGGCGATCCAGCAGGTCATCTCACTCAAGGCCCTCCTCGAGGGCCGACCCGACTCCGGCGACCACCCCGCCACCCCCGGCTGCCGCCAGAAGCCTCCCCCTATGCCGCCGGTAACCCCACCGCAC GCCTCTCTTCCGTCGCCGCAGGAGGAGGTAGGCGGCGACTCGCCGGCGCCGGCGAAGGAGCCATCGCCGACGCCGTACCGGAGGAGAGATCCGATCCCGCGGGTCCTTTTTGCCGGCGAGCCGTCCTGCCGTTTCCCAGTCGCCATGAGGGACCAGCAACCGCCGGAGATTCCCTCCCACTCGCCCAG GGTGCCGGAGGAAGTACCGACGTGCCAGATGACGATCTTCTACGACGGCGAAGTGAACGTCTACAACGACGTGACGGCCGATAAG GCGCGGGCGATCATGCTACTCGCGGGGAGCCGGGACAGCTATGGCCCCGTGGCCCAACCCGGTCCGGTTCACTCTTCGCGGCCGGTCCGCGCCCGCTTTCCCCTTGCTTTTCTCGGACCGGGCCGAGGCCCGGTCCCTACGGCTTCGCCGCCTGCCGCGGCTTTCCCCGCCTCGCCAGCTG TTGCAGGGAGGTTTTTCCATCATTTCCGGGAGGCAGCGGACGCCGAGTGGAGAGCCGCGCGAGATATCGAGCCTG CTTCCAACATATGCTGGTTTTACCTACTGCAGAGGGTCCAACAAGTAGAAAAGCATCGTTGCAGCGGTATCTGGAGAAAAGGAAGGACAG GTGGTGGCAAATGA
- the LOC105042336 gene encoding protein TIFY 4B isoform X5 codes for MQEDRRPESGSATTNAAETLVRSPLDKPLSELTEEDIAQLTREDCRRFLKEKGMRRPSWNKSQAIQQVISLKALLEGRPDSGDHPATPGCRQKPPPMPPVTPPHASLPSPQEEVGGDSPAPAKEPSPTPYRRRDPIPRVLFAGEPSCRFPVAMRDQQPPEIPSHSPRVPEEVPTCQMTIFYDGEVNVYNDVTADKARAIMLLAGSRDSYGPVAQPGPVHSSRPVRARFPLAFLGPGRGPVPTASPPAAAFPASPAGRFFHHFREAADAEWRAARDIEPGKRAEQVTGFQHMLVLPTAEGPTSRKASLQRYLEKRKDRFKGKKTLGGPPSNMEMMYLSQKFRGQIPNEQLSQSDTSSPTHPRPPCTPTRCSSIEFQTQKHHISVDLNDDAGGGK; via the exons ATGCAGGAGGACCGCCGGCCGGAATCCGGCAGCGCTACGACGAACGCTGCCGAGACGTTGGTTAGATCGCCGCTCGACAAGCCCCTCAGCGAGCTTACCGAAGAGGACATCGCGCAGCTCACCCGCGAGGACTGCCGTCGATTCCTTAAAGAAAAAG GCATGCGGCGGCCGTCCTGGAACAAATCGCAGGCGATCCAGCAGGTCATCTCACTCAAGGCCCTCCTCGAGGGCCGACCCGACTCCGGCGACCACCCCGCCACCCCCGGCTGCCGCCAGAAGCCTCCCCCTATGCCGCCGGTAACCCCACCGCAC GCCTCTCTTCCGTCGCCGCAGGAGGAGGTAGGCGGCGACTCGCCGGCGCCGGCGAAGGAGCCATCGCCGACGCCGTACCGGAGGAGAGATCCGATCCCGCGGGTCCTTTTTGCCGGCGAGCCGTCCTGCCGTTTCCCAGTCGCCATGAGGGACCAGCAACCGCCGGAGATTCCCTCCCACTCGCCCAG GGTGCCGGAGGAAGTACCGACGTGCCAGATGACGATCTTCTACGACGGCGAAGTGAACGTCTACAACGACGTGACGGCCGATAAG GCGCGGGCGATCATGCTACTCGCGGGGAGCCGGGACAGCTATGGCCCCGTGGCCCAACCCGGTCCGGTTCACTCTTCGCGGCCGGTCCGCGCCCGCTTTCCCCTTGCTTTTCTCGGACCGGGCCGAGGCCCGGTCCCTACGGCTTCGCCGCCTGCCGCGGCTTTCCCCGCCTCGCCAGCTG GGAGGTTTTTCCATCATTTCCGGGAGGCAGCGGACGCCGAGTGGAGAGCCGCGCGAGATATCGAGCCTGGTAAGAGAGCGGAGCAAGTAACCGG CTTCCAACATATGCTGGTTTTACCTACTGCAGAGGGTCCAACAAGTAGAAAAGCATCGTTGCAGCGGTATCTGGAGAAAAGGAAGGACAG GTTTAAAGGCAAGAAAACTCTTGGAGGGCCACCTTCAAACATGGAGATGATGTACTTGAGCCAAAAGTTCAGGGGTCAGATACCAAATGAGCAGTTAAGTCAGAGTGACACTAGCTCCCCTACCCATCCTAGACCACCTTGCACACCAACTAGGTGCAGTTCAATAGAGTTCCAGACTCAGAAACATCATATCTCGGTTGATCTCAATGATGATG CAGGTGGTGGCAAATGA